One Halomonas sp. M4R1S46 genomic window carries:
- the ptsP gene encoding phosphoenolpyruvate--protein phosphotransferase codes for MLTLSQDDILLGCQAENWRAALDQAAESLHAAGLVAPAYRDGLYDREAQSSTFLGNAIAIPHGTAESRSHVRATGVRVLQFPAGLEWHDGNRVHVLVTIAAQSDEHLDILRQLTHVLDKDGMAERLAEADTPAEVAGLLSKAVVEARLDAETLCLGFPARDHQELALAGAARLRQAGCVTSEFVAALAETSPRSLGQGLWLATSDRGVEVPALSLATPATALATDAGEVAGVFCLAAQGEAHRGLLERILALLESEAGGTLHEADAATLLARLAGESATASSRLARVLNAHGLHARPAKQLVQEARAQGIAIRVRLAEGGGEAVSATSLTKIINLGARRGQQLAFSAEGEGADAALEALCRAVEGGLGEQVMPFDASREAVAPDEDAPAPEPLPADQAHPAVAASPGLAIAPAFVLTTPHFDYPARAAEPAAENRRLDAAIREGEEQLEALVQQARGGEVAQILSMHEEMLGDPELHQAAREGIAEGASAEAAWWEAIDTAARAQERLADRLLAERAADLRDVGRRVLGILCRVELPEPPAHPYILVTDDIGPSDVARLDTSRVRGLLTARGGATAHSAILARALGIPAVVGAGPRVMTLDNGTELILDGERGRVTPAPGDARRRTAEQRLADRQRREAEAWEARFAEARTRCGHRVEVAANLGNTAHAADAVERGAEGIGLLRTEFLFMAHAQVPDLETQIGEYREALDALDGRPLVARTLDVGGDKPLPYWPVPQEANPFLGLRGIRLALTRPEVLETQLKALLMAAVGQPLRIMLPMVKDIAEFRAVRAIVDRLLEAIPAGERTTDLQLGVMIEVPSCALLAPSLAAEVDFFSVGTNDLTQYTLAIDRDHPELSAQADGLHPAVLRLIEMTVVAAHAQGKWVGVCGELASDATAVPVLVGLGVDELSVSARQVPLVKARLREFDLEEARAQAELALTQATSEAARDALEAR; via the coding sequence ATGTTGACGCTCAGCCAGGACGACATCCTGCTCGGCTGCCAGGCAGAGAACTGGCGCGCCGCGCTGGACCAGGCCGCCGAATCACTGCACGCGGCAGGGCTGGTGGCCCCCGCCTATCGGGATGGTCTCTATGACCGGGAGGCCCAGTCCTCCACCTTCCTCGGCAACGCCATCGCCATCCCCCACGGCACCGCGGAGAGCCGCAGCCATGTCCGCGCCACCGGCGTCCGGGTGCTGCAGTTCCCCGCCGGACTCGAGTGGCACGACGGCAACCGGGTCCACGTGCTGGTGACCATCGCCGCCCAGAGCGACGAACACCTGGATATCCTGCGCCAGCTGACCCACGTGCTGGACAAGGACGGCATGGCCGAGCGCCTGGCCGAGGCCGACACGCCGGCCGAGGTCGCCGGCCTGCTGTCGAAGGCGGTGGTCGAGGCCCGCCTCGACGCCGAGACCCTCTGCCTGGGCTTCCCCGCCCGCGACCACCAGGAGCTGGCCCTGGCCGGCGCCGCCCGGCTGCGCCAGGCCGGCTGCGTGACCAGCGAGTTCGTGGCCGCCCTGGCCGAGACCTCGCCGCGCTCCCTCGGCCAGGGCCTGTGGCTGGCGACCAGCGATCGCGGCGTCGAGGTGCCGGCGCTGTCGCTGGCCACCCCGGCCACGGCCCTGGCAACGGACGCGGGCGAGGTCGCCGGCGTCTTCTGCCTGGCCGCCCAGGGCGAGGCCCATCGCGGCCTGCTGGAGCGGATCCTCGCGCTGCTCGAGAGCGAGGCGGGCGGCACGCTGCACGAGGCCGATGCCGCCACCCTGCTGGCGCGCCTCGCCGGCGAGTCCGCCACCGCCAGCAGCCGCCTCGCCCGAGTGCTCAACGCCCACGGCCTGCATGCCCGTCCGGCCAAGCAGCTGGTCCAGGAGGCCCGCGCCCAGGGCATCGCGATCCGCGTCCGCCTGGCCGAGGGCGGTGGCGAGGCCGTCTCCGCGACCAGCCTGACCAAGATCATCAACCTCGGCGCCCGGCGCGGCCAGCAACTGGCCTTCTCCGCCGAGGGCGAGGGAGCCGACGCCGCCCTGGAGGCGCTCTGTCGGGCCGTGGAAGGCGGCCTCGGCGAGCAGGTCATGCCCTTCGACGCGAGCCGCGAGGCCGTCGCCCCGGACGAGGACGCGCCGGCGCCGGAGCCGCTGCCGGCCGACCAGGCCCACCCCGCGGTGGCGGCGTCGCCGGGCCTGGCCATCGCCCCGGCCTTCGTGCTGACCACGCCGCACTTCGACTACCCGGCCCGCGCCGCCGAGCCCGCCGCCGAGAACCGCCGCCTCGACGCGGCGATCCGCGAGGGGGAAGAGCAGCTCGAGGCGCTGGTCCAGCAGGCGCGCGGCGGCGAGGTGGCACAGATCCTCTCCATGCACGAGGAGATGCTCGGCGACCCGGAACTGCACCAGGCCGCCCGGGAGGGCATCGCCGAGGGCGCCTCCGCCGAGGCCGCCTGGTGGGAGGCCATCGACACCGCGGCCCGCGCCCAGGAGAGGCTCGCCGACCGCCTGCTCGCCGAGCGTGCCGCCGACCTGCGCGATGTGGGCCGCCGGGTGCTGGGCATCCTCTGCCGGGTCGAGTTGCCCGAGCCGCCGGCCCATCCCTATATCCTGGTGACCGATGACATCGGCCCCTCCGACGTGGCCCGCCTCGACACCAGCCGGGTGCGCGGCCTGCTCACCGCCCGCGGCGGGGCCACCGCCCACAGCGCCATCCTCGCCCGGGCGCTCGGCATCCCCGCCGTGGTGGGCGCCGGTCCCCGGGTGATGACCCTGGACAACGGCACCGAGCTGATCCTCGACGGCGAGCGCGGTCGCGTCACCCCCGCCCCCGGCGACGCGCGCCGCCGCACCGCCGAGCAACGCCTGGCCGACCGGCAGCGCCGCGAGGCCGAGGCCTGGGAGGCCCGCTTCGCGGAGGCGCGCACCCGCTGCGGGCACCGGGTCGAGGTGGCCGCCAACCTGGGCAACACCGCCCACGCCGCCGATGCCGTGGAGCGCGGCGCCGAGGGCATCGGCCTGCTGCGCACCGAGTTCCTGTTCATGGCCCATGCCCAGGTCCCGGACCTGGAGACCCAGATCGGCGAGTACCGCGAGGCCCTCGACGCCCTGGACGGTCGCCCGCTGGTGGCCCGCACCCTCGACGTGGGCGGCGACAAGCCGCTGCCCTACTGGCCGGTGCCCCAGGAGGCCAACCCCTTCCTCGGCCTGCGCGGCATCCGCCTGGCGCTGACCCGCCCCGAGGTGCTGGAGACCCAGTTGAAGGCGCTGCTGATGGCCGCCGTCGGCCAGCCGCTGCGCATCATGCTGCCGATGGTCAAGGACATCGCCGAGTTCCGCGCCGTGCGCGCCATCGTCGACCGCCTGCTGGAGGCGATCCCCGCGGGCGAGCGCACCACCGACCTGCAGCTGGGGGTGATGATCGAGGTGCCCTCCTGCGCCCTGCTGGCCCCCAGCCTGGCCGCCGAGGTCGACTTCTTCTCGGTGGGCACCAACGACCTGACCCAGTACACCCTGGCCATCGACCGCGACCACCCCGAGCTCTCCGCCCAGGCCGACGGCCTGCATCCGGCGGTGCTGCGGCTGATCGAGATGACCGTGGTCGCCGCCCATGCCCAGGGCAAGTGGGTCGGGGTGTGCGGCGAGCTGGCCTCCGACGCCACCGCCGTGCCGGTGCTGGTCGGCCTCGGCGTCGACGAGCTGTCGGTCAGCGCCCGCCAGGTGCCGCTGGTCAAGGCCCGCCTGCGCGAGTTCGACCTCGAAGAGGCCCGGGCCCAGGCCGAGCTCGCCCTGACCCAGGCCACCAGCGAGGCGGCACGCGACGCCCTGGAGGCCCGCTGA
- the pfkB gene encoding 1-phosphofructokinase, with protein MARILTLTLNPALDLSVALPRLVPGEVNRTHETHLTAAGKGVNVARVLVALGHEVCVSGFLGADNDGPFLRAFEALGVEDAFLRVPGETRINAKLAEADGRVTDINGPGAAIDAEAWQRLLAWLEDLAGDPRRRPAAVVVAGSLPPGVGPADLAELVTRLRGADLPVWVDTSGEALAAAIAAGPTAVKPNEHELAAWAGRDLTSEAARLEAARRLHAAGIEEALISAGPDGVLWISRRGAWQALPPRLAVASTVGAGDTLVAAMLHGVLEGLAPEPVLRLATALSAESVRHVGVGDARATDFPQLQQQTRVHRLAGLDAGGALA; from the coding sequence ATGGCCCGCATCCTGACCCTGACCCTGAACCCGGCCCTGGACCTCTCGGTGGCGCTGCCACGGTTGGTGCCCGGCGAGGTCAACCGGACCCACGAGACTCACCTGACCGCCGCCGGCAAGGGGGTCAACGTGGCCCGGGTGCTGGTCGCGCTCGGCCACGAGGTGTGCGTCTCGGGCTTCCTCGGCGCCGACAACGACGGCCCCTTCCTGCGGGCCTTCGAGGCGCTGGGCGTGGAGGACGCCTTCCTGCGGGTGCCCGGCGAGACCCGCATCAACGCCAAGCTCGCCGAGGCCGACGGCCGCGTCACCGACATCAACGGCCCCGGGGCCGCCATCGACGCCGAGGCCTGGCAGCGCCTGCTCGCCTGGCTCGAGGACCTGGCCGGCGATCCCCGGCGGCGCCCTGCGGCCGTGGTGGTGGCCGGCAGCCTGCCGCCGGGGGTCGGCCCCGCGGACCTGGCCGAGCTGGTCACCCGGCTGCGCGGGGCCGACCTGCCGGTGTGGGTCGACACCAGCGGCGAGGCCCTCGCGGCCGCCATCGCCGCCGGCCCCACCGCGGTCAAGCCCAACGAGCACGAGCTGGCGGCCTGGGCCGGCCGCGACCTGACCAGCGAGGCGGCACGCCTCGAGGCCGCCCGCCGGCTCCACGCCGCCGGGATCGAGGAGGCCCTGATCTCCGCCGGCCCGGACGGGGTGCTGTGGATCAGCCGCCGCGGCGCCTGGCAGGCCCTGCCCCCGCGCCTGGCGGTCGCCAGCACGGTGGGCGCCGGCGACACCCTGGTGGCCGCCATGCTGCACGGCGTGCTCGAAGGCCTGGCCCCCGAGCCGGTGCTGCGGCTGGCCACCGCGCTTTCCGCCGAATCCGTCCGTCATGTCGGCGTGGGCGACGCCCGCGCCACGGATTTCCCGCAACTCCAACAACAGACCCGCGTCCACCGCCTCGCCGGCCTCGACGCGGGGGGAGCCCTCGCATGA